A stretch of Ciconia boyciana chromosome 36, ASM3463844v1, whole genome shotgun sequence DNA encodes these proteins:
- the ZNF668 gene encoding zinc finger protein 668, protein MEEQQEGPGGDVGGGTRGDIGGDTHGDVRGGTRGDVRGGTRGDVGGGTHGDVGGGTRGDVRGGTRGDVGGGTHGDVGGTHGHDGALGDLQDDALDDTPGNVGDDAHSNVRGDTHGDLHHGTPRRDTQEASQDVSHGDLPDDAPGDVPVPPAYVKSGSHYKCPTCATTFPTPPRALRHAQTHASTASGGGTTATTARSRGATATSGGATAARSRGATTTTDVSTASGGATTRSRSATASRSRGATTTTAAPTTSRGATTTWSRGATATRSRGATATAYGGAITMTDVSEAPGDATTTTDVSKESGGATTTMGTSTPSVGTTTRSRGATATRSRGATTTRSRGATTTTTSGGTATTTDASKASRDSTTTTTATSADATATVDTSKTAGGATTTTTTRSRGATATRSRGATATRAASKASGDATATTATSKAPGGATATVSGSATPTTDASEAPRDATTGTSSGAGAAVDAPGDATAASEASRDATTASASKASGDATADAPCSACPRPAPPFPCAACPKSYGTLSKLTIHQRAHTGERPFSCPDCPKSFADPSVYRKHCRGHAGLRPHRCGTCPKAYAERKDLRNHQRSHTGERPFLCAECGKSFGRSSSLACHQRIHAPRKPYACGTCGKAFTQLSSFQSHQRVHTGERPYLCPQCGRMFSDPSSYRRHQRAHQGVKPYGCGECGKAFRQPADLAVHRRTHTGERPWRCGECGKAFVASWDLKRHRLTHTGERPWRCGECGKGFGERAALGKHRRTHSGERPYACGRCGKGFGGASGLRKHERTHGKQEAGGGDNMAASGGADVAAGAGLNMAAGAGLNMATGPGLSIAGGGQGMATRLGHDVAAGAGHNMAARAGHGMATGAGHDMGGQPGHIMATGIVHGMAAGAGHDMGSQPGHGMATGVGHGMAAGAGHDMGGQPGHGMATGIGHGMAAVIGHNVGAQPGHAMAASVGHGMTAGIGHDVGAQPGHKVAAGAGHNMATGLGHDMANRAGHTMAAQAGRDVAAATGRDVGAQPGHDVAAGLGHSMATAAGAGPIMAAGASHNMAAARGAVGCGSLNVADACGGPNMAAPNMATTKMAAPSGGPNMAAPNMAAPSGAPGACPAAGGTPLPDPASPEPRPFACPLCHKRFGARAGLRKHQRRHGPAPSPQAPPTPGPAPAEAV, encoded by the coding sequence atggaggagcagcaggaggggccGGGTGGGGACGTCGGCGGTGGCACCCGCGGGGACATCGGAGGTGACACCCATGGGGACGTCCGTGGTGGCACCCGTGGGGACGTCCGTGGTGGCACCCGTGGGGACGTCGGTGGTGGCACCCATGGGGACGTCGGCGGTGGCACCCGTGGGGACGTCCGTGGTGGCACCCGAGGGGACGTCGGTGGTGGCACCCATGGGGACGTCGGTGGCACCCATGGCCATGATGGCGCCCTTGGGGACCTCCAAGATGATGCCCTCGATGACACCCCCGGGAACGTCGGCGATGACGCCCACAGCAACGTCCGAGGTGACACCCACGGGGACCTCCACCATGGGACCCCCCGACGCGACACCCAAGAAGCCAGCCAAGACGTCTCCCATGGGGACCTCCCCGATGACGCCCCTGGGGACGTCCCTGTCCCACCCGCCTACGTGAAGTCGGGGAGTCACTACAAGTGTCCCACCTGTGCCAccaccttccccacccccccacggGCCCTGCGCCACGCCCAGACGCACGCGTCCACCGCGTCCGGAGGTGGCACCACCGCCACCACCGCCAGGTCTAGAGGTGCCACCGCCACGTCCGGAGGTGCCACTGCCGCCAGGTCCAGAGGTGCCACCACCACGACGGATGTGTCCACCGCGTCCGGAGGTGCCACCACCAGGTCCAGAAGTGCCACCGCAAGCAGGTCGAGAGGTGCCACCACCACGACGGCTGCGCCGACCAcctccagaggtgccaccaCCACCTGGTCCAGAGGTGCCACCGCCACCAGGTCCAGAGGTGCCACCGCCACTGCGTACGGAGGTGCCATCACCATGACGGATGTCTCTGAAGCACCTGGAGATGCTACTACCACGACGGACGTCTCCAAAGAATCTGGGGGTGCCACCACCACGATGGGTACGTCCACCCCTTCTGTGGGCACCACCACCAGGTCCAGAGGTGCCACCGCCACAAGGTCCAGAggtgccaccaccaccaggtccagaggtgccaccaccaccaccacgtcTGGAGGCACTGCCACCACGACGGATGCATCCAAAGCATCCAGAGattccaccaccaccaccaccgccacGTCCGCAGATGCCACCGCCACGGTGGACACGTCCAAAACAGCTGGAggtgccaccaccaccaccaccacccggTCCAGAGGCGCCACCGCCACCAGGTCCAGAGGTGCCACTGCCACGAGGGCTGCATCCAAAGCGTCTGGAGATGCCACCGCTACGACTGCCACGTCCAAAGCACCCGGAGGTGCCACCGCCACCGTCTCTGGCAGTGCCACCCCCACGACGGACGCATCTGAAGCGCCCAGAGATGCCACCACCGGCACATCGAGCGGTGCTGGCGCTGCAGTAGATGCACCCGGAGATGCCACCGCCGCATCCGAAGCGTCCAGAGATGCCACCACCGCGTCCGCATCCAAAGCGTCCGGAGATGCCACCGCGGACGCCCCCTGCTccgcctgcccccgccccgctccccccttcccctgcgCCGCCTGCCCCAAGTCCTACGGCACCCTCTCCAAGCTGACCATCCACCAGCGCGCCCACACCGGCGAACGTCCCTTCTCCTGCCCGGATTGCCCCAAATCCTTCGCCGACCCCTCCGTCTACCGCAAACACTGTCGCGGCCACGCCGGGCTGCGTCCCCACCGTTGCGGCACCTGTCCCAAAGCCTACGCCGAGCGCAAGGACCTCCGCAACCACCAGCGCAGCCACACGGGCGAGCGGCCCTTCCTCTGCGCCGAGTGCGGCAAGAGCTTCGGACGTTCCTCCTCCCTCGCCTGCCACCAGCGCATCCACGCCCCCCGCAAGCCCTACGCCTGCGGCACCTGCGGGAAGGCCTTcacccagctctcctccttccAGAGCCACCAGCGCGTCCACACCGGCGAACGTCCCTACCTCTGCCCCCAGTGCGGGCGGATGTTCTCCGACCCCTCCAGCTACCGCCGGCACCAACGCGCCCACCAAGGCGTGAAGCCGTACGGCTGCGGGGAATGCGGCAAAGCTTTCCGGCAGCCAGCGGATCTGGCGGTGCACCGGCGGACCCACACGGGCGAGCGGCCGTGGCGGTGCGGGGAGTGCGGCAAAGCCTTCGTGGCCTCCTGGGACCTCAAGCGGCACCGGCTGACCCACACGGGCGAGCGGCCCTGGCGATGCGGGGAGTGCGGGAAGGGTTTCGGGGAGAGGGCGGCGCTGGGCAAGCACCGGCGGACGCACTCCGGCGAGAGGCCCTACGCCTGCGGGCGCTGCGGGAAGGGCTTCGGGGGGGCCTCGGGGCTGCGCAAGCACGAGAGGACGCATGGGAAGCAGGAGGCAGGAGGCGGGGACAACATGGCCGCCAGCGGGGGGGCGGATGTGGCCGCCGGGGCTGGCCTCAACATGGCCGCCGGGGCTGGCCTCAATATGGCTACTGGACCTGGCCTCAGTATTGCTGGAGGTGGTCAGGGCATGGCCACCAGACTTGGCCATGACgtggctgctggagctggccaCAATATGGCTGCCAGAGCTGGCCACGGCATGGCCACCGGCGCTGGGCATGACATGGGCGGTCAACCCGGCCACATTATGGCCACCGGCATTGTCCACGGCATGGCCGCCGGTGCTGGGCATGACATGGGCAGTCAACCTGGCCACGGTATGGCCACCGGCGTTGGCCACGGCATGGCCGCTGGCGCTGGGCATGACATGGGCGGTCAGCCTGGCCACGGTATGGCCACCGGCATTGGCCACGGCATGGCTGCTGTCATTGGGCATAATGTGGGTGCCCAACCTGGCCACGCTATGGCCGCCAGCGTTGGCCATGGCATGACTGCCGGCATTGGGCATGACGTGGGTGCCCAACCTGGCCACAAAGTGGCTGCCGGAGCTGGCCACAATATGGCCACCGGACTTGGCCATGACATGGCCAACAGAGCTGGCCACACCATGGCTGCCCAAGCTGGCCGTGACGTGGCCGCCGCTACTGGGCGGGACGTGGGTGCTCAACCCGGTCACGACGTGGCCGCTGGACTCGGCCACAGCATGGCCACCGCCGCCGGAGCAGGGCCCATCATGGCCGCTGGAGCTAGTCACAACATGGCGGCCGCCAGAGGAGCCGTGGGCTGTGGCAGCCTCAACGTGGCCGATGCCTGTGGAGGCCCCAACATGGCTGCCCCAAACATGGCCACCACCAAGATGGCTGCCCCCAGTGGAGGCCCCAACATGGCCGCCCCCAACATGGCCGCCCCCAGTGGAGCCCCGGGGGCgtgcccagctgctgggggcacGCCCCTGCCTGACCCCGCCTCCCCAGAGCCCCGCCCCTTTGCCTGCCCCCTCTGCCACAAACGCTTCGGGGCCAGGGCGGGGCTGCGCAAGCACCAGCGCCGCcacggccccgccccctccccgcaggccccgcccaccccaggccccgcccctgcCGAGGCAGTTTAG
- the ZNF646 gene encoding zinc finger protein 646: MAASPVPSPERLCPPASASASGERRYRCGECGRSYRHAGSLVNHRRSHQTGVYGCSACGKQLYNLAALNSHRRAHRRAQADGRTDDGDEAAAAAGRLYGCGECGRRYRHRGSLANHRHTHRTGVFACSLCPKHFPNLMALRTHARGHRRGRRAAPRCVADTATAAPAAERVYRCEVCGKTYRHSGSLINHKQTHQMGDFGCSLCAKRFSNLGALKGHLRGHRRRRHRHHHRCNGCAAPSPSTPPPPPPGIYQCSLCPKEFGGLPALQAHFRRHRRPRGVAGEGEEEEEEEERPFLCSLCGGIFPGEADLARHHRQEHAAALAAPVAVPEGCFGEAAGEELWHICGYCGQPFADLESLQEHSRSHRAEEAAALADVAGGERRPYACSVCGKTYRHGGSLVNHRQTHQTGVFPCAVCARRYPNLAAYRNHLRNHPRCKAGPPAAPPAAPGGEPACGACAGEEEEEEEEEEEEEERRREAARPFCCEVCGRSYKHAGSLVNHRQTHTTGLFRCAACHKAFYNLMALKNHRRTHAERRRHRCGLCPKAFRLRRQLLGHQRLHPPATGDLQADEGPPAQPDAAETVLEDSPAPPAALRAAEASMGHLDRMEMVSEDSLAPPTALQVVEGPPGHRNAREMVLEDSSVPPTVLEVEEKLGGHLDAVETALGDSLAPPPTLRVAEMAVQHRDGTGTVLEDSSAPPPTPLQVEKSVGHLSTAETALEDSSAPPTTLPVAEASVGHLEAMETALGSSSTPQTALSALQAPPGHLNTPVTVLESSPSPQTALSAPGASPVHPNPPETGCESSSASDRTGQPDAAVTVLEPSPVPAAPPRSPPRARRTAAKSSPAPRTVAPARCRPTQAVGGQRRGSRPPRHRPAAPRHRSPGSAEADG; encoded by the coding sequence ATGGCGGCGTCGCCGGTGCCGTCACCCGAGCGCCTGTGCCCGCCGGCGTCGGCCTCGGCGTCGGGCGAGCGCCGTTACCGGTGCGGGGAGTGCGGGAGGAGCTACCGGCACGCCGGGAGCCTGGTCAACCACCGCCGGAGCCACCAAACCGGCGTCTACGGCTGCAGCGCCTGCGGCAAACAGCTCTACAACCTCGCCGCCCTCAACAGCCACCGCCGCGCCCACCGGCGCGCGCAggcggacggacggacggacgaCGGCGacgaggcggcggcggcggcgggacggcTGTACGGCTGCGGGGAGTGCGGCCGGCGGTACCGGCACCGGGGTAGCCTGGCCAACCACCGGCACACGCATCGCACCGGCGTCTTCGCCTGTTCGCTCTGCCCCAAACACTTCCCCAACCTGATGGCCTTGCGCACCCACGCCCGGGGGCACCGCCGAGGGCGGCGGGCCGCGCCGCGATGCGTGGCCGACACCGCgaccgccgcccccgccgccgagCGGGTGTACCGGTGCGAGGTGTGCGGGAAGACCTACCGGCACTCGGGCAGCTTGATCAACCACAAGCAGACGCACCAGATGGGCGACTTCGGCTGCAGCCTCTGCGCCAAACGCTTCTCCAACCTGGGCGCGCTGAAGGGACACCTGCGGGGACACCGCCGGCGGCGTCACCGTCACCACCACCGCTGCAACGGCTGCGCCGCGCCGTCGCCATcaacgccgccgccgccgccgcccggcatCTACCAGTGCTCGCTGTGCCCCAAGGAGTTCGGCGGCCTCCCGGCGCTGCAAGCGCATTTCCGCCGGCACAGGCGGCCGCGGGGTGTCGCGGgcgagggagaggaggaggaggaggaggaagagcggcccttcctctgcagcctgtgcGGCGGCATCTTTCCCGGCGAGGCCGACCTGGCGCGGCACCACCGGCAGGAGCACGCGGCGGCGTTGGCAGCGCCGGTGGCGGTGCCGGaggggtgttttggggaggCGGCAGGCGAGGAGCTGTGGCACATCTGTGGCTACTGCGGGCAGCCCTTCGCCGACCTGGAGAGCCTGCAGGAGCACAGCCGGAGCCACCGCGCCGAGGAGGCGGCCGCCCTGGCTGACGTGGCGGGGGGCGAGCGGCGGCCCTACGCCTGTAGCGTCTGCGGGAAGACCTACCGCCACGGCGGCAGCCTGGTTAACCACCGGCAAACCCACCAGACCGGTGTCTTCCCCTGTGCCGTCTGCGCCCGACGCTACCCCAACCTCGCTGCCTACCGCAACCACCTCCGCAACCACCCCCGCTGCAAGGCGGGACCCCCGGCGGCACCACCGGCAGCGCCGGGTGGGGAACCGGCGTGCGGCGCCTGCGctggcgaggaggaggaggaggaggaggaggaggaggaggaggaggagcggcgACGGGAGGCAGCCCGGCCCTTCTGCTGCGAGGTGTGCGGCCGCAGCTACAAGCACGCTGGCAGCCTGGTCAACCACCGGCAGACCCACACCACCGGCCTCTTCCGCTGCGCCGCCTGTCACAAGGCCTTCTACAACCTGATGGCCTTGAAGAACCACCGGCGCACCCACGCCGAGCGCCGTCGGCACCGCTGCGGGCTCTGCCCCAAGGCTTTCCGCCTGCGCCGGCAGCTCCTGGGCCACCAGCGCCTGCACCCCCCGGCTACCGGCGACCTACAGGCGGACGAGGGACCACCAGCGCAGCCAGATGCCGCGGAGACGGTGTTGGAGGACTCGCCAGCGCCGCCAGCGGCGTTACGGGCGGCAGAGGCGTCTATGGGACACCTGGACAGGATGGAGATGGTGTCGGAGGACTCTTTGGCACCGCCGACCGCGTTACAGGTGGTGGAGGGACCTCCAGGACACCGAAACGCAAGGGAGATGGTGTTGGAGGACTCCTCGGTGCCACCAACGGTGCTAGAGGTGGAGGAGAAGTTGGGGGGACACCTAGATGCGGTGGAGACGGCGTTGGGGGACTCTTTGGCACCGCCGCCGACGTTACGGGTGGCGGAGATGGCTGTACAACACCGAGACGGGACGGGGACGGTGTTGGAGGACTCCTCGGCACCACCACCAACACCGTTACAGGTAGAGAAGTCTGTGGGACACCTGAGCACAGCGGAGACGGCGTTGGAGGACTCCTCGGCACCACCAACCACGTTACCGGTGGCAGAGGCGTCCGTGGGACACCTGGAGGCGATGGAGACGGCGTTGGGGTCCTCCTCGACACCCCAAACCGCCTTGTCGGCGCTACAGGCGCCTCCGGGACACCTGAACACACCGGTGACGGTGTTGGAGTCCTCCCCGTCACCCCAGACAGCCTTGTCGGCGCCAGGGGCATCCCCGGTGCACCCCAACCCGCCGGAAACGGGGTGCGAGTCCTCCTCGGCGTCCGACCGCACGGGACAGCCGGACGCGGCGGTGACGGTGTTGGAGCCCTCCCCAGTGCCTgccgcgccgccccgcagccccccgagAGCCCGTCGGACGGCTGCCAAAtcctccccggccccccgcacCGTGGCACCGGCACGGTGTCGCCCCACACAGGCGGTtggggggcagcgccggggatCCCGGCCCCCCCGACACCGTCCCGCTGCCCCCCGACACCGCTCCCCCGGGAGCGCCGAGGCTGACGGGTGA